One genomic region from Paramormyrops kingsleyae isolate MSU_618 chromosome 24, PKINGS_0.4, whole genome shotgun sequence encodes:
- the stk32a gene encoding serine/threonine-protein kinase 32A: MGLGQSSKSAAVSDSDEVNFDHFQILRAIGKGTFGKVCIVQKKDTKKMYAMKYMNKLKCVERNEVRNVFKELQIMQNLEHPFLVNFWYSFQDEEDMFMVVDLLLGGDLRYHLQQNVRFSESTVKLYICEVALALHYLRSKRIIHRDIKPDNILLDEHGHAHLTDFNIAAVVKDDLRARSLAGTKPYMAPELFQPFDASHPGYSFAVDWWSLGITSYELLRGQRPYVMRTSMSSSDILQAFRSHPICYSPTWSTEMKSLLRKLLCLDMDRRLSCLSDLQELDYLSDINWDAVLSKQITPSFLPNRRRLNCDPTFELEEMILESKPLHKKKKRLARRMRDQQGAENSPQSNQLQQRLENIQRDFIIFNREKLRRVTVDTDVKDVISNERYKDTEDGQNNNVVPATFKSG, from the exons ATGGGTCTCGGACAGTCCAGCAAGTCCGCAGCCGTCAGTGACAGCGATGAGG TCAATTTTGATCACTTCCAGATCTTGAGAGCTATTGGGAAAGGTACTTTCGGAAAG GTGTGTATCGTGCAGAAGAAAGACACCAAGAAGATGTACGCCATGAAGTACATGAACAAGCTGAAGTGTGTGGAACGCAATGAGGTCCGGAACGTCTTCAAGGAGCTGCAGATCATGCAAAACCTGGAGCACCCCTTCCTGGTCAACTTCTG GTACTCCTTCCAGGATGAGGAGGACATGTTCATGGTGGTggaccttctcctgggtggggATCTGCGGTACCATCTGCAGCAGAACGTCCGCTTCTCGGAGAGTACCGTGAAGCTGTACATCTGCGAGGTCGCACTGGCCCTGCACTACCTGCGGAGCAAACGCATCATCCACAG GGATATCAAACCAGACAATATTCTTCTGGACGAACACG GGCACGCCCACCTGACGGACTTCAACATTGCCGCCGTTGTAAAGGACGACCTGAGGGCCAGGTCACTCGCGGGGACGAAACCATACATGG CTCCAGAGTTGTTCCAGCCCTTTGACGCAAGCCATCCCGGTTACTCCTTCGCTGTGGACTGGTGGTCCCTTGGCATCACCTCCTACGAGCTCCTACGTGGACAG AGGCCTTACGTCATGCGGACCAGCATGTCGTCCAGCGACATCCTGCAGGCTTTCCGCAGCCACCCCATTTGCTACTCCCCTACTTGGTCCACAGAGATGAAATCCCTGCTCAGAAAG CTGCTGTGTCTCGACATGGATCGACGACTCTCCTGCCTGTCTGACCTGCAGGAGCTGGACTACCTGTCTGACATCAACTGGGATGCCGTACTCAGCAAACAGATCACCCCAAGTTTCCTTCCCAAT AGGAGGCGGCTGAACTGTGACCCCACCTTCGAGCTGGAGGAGATGATCCTGGAGTCAAAGCCCCTtcataagaagaagaagaggctgGCGAGGAGGATGCGCGACCAGCAAGGGGCCGAGAACTCCCCCCAG AGCAACCAGCTTCAACAGCGGCTGGAGAACATTCAGAGGGACTTCATCATCTTCAACAGAGAGAA GTTAAGAAGAGTCACAGTGGACACAGACGTGAAGGACGTCATCAGTAATGAGAGGTACAAGGACACAGAAGACGGACAGAACAATAACGTGGTCCCTGCTACCTTCAAGTCGGGGTAA